In a single window of the Oscarella lobularis chromosome 2, ooOscLobu1.1, whole genome shotgun sequence genome:
- the LOC136184073 gene encoding uncharacterized protein — MLWILLAKSLLALARSDSAKYSCLTQFSSDDSSTATVEFNPTEIDLLFGCCSARTLFCAASAVLEGKKAEPSSGAITYCIDRDLWKSSAEIASFSELSCPLSAEAAAIAQSTQKDDIMTNACDNLGSYPNQTRLISVDESSIFVKDIAADQDIETLLCSHMPATCSNAERKSIKDACDRAVMHKFFESDNFTSIVTTKCDGLSNLIGYIYSYKPKPDCRIKACTNPDLDEWVMILRIREKPSSISLDIFEDVSDQSTIDSVSNAIFFDGDAGMSVTTEEDVVNGTVGTKMMAFLVKASAIPDETKFIFRIVAVSNSGFEADEKFEYEFWYDNRLLHESSVAVEHGKAGEATLDLIAVMARDHRYLLLL, encoded by the exons atgcTTTGGATTTTACTCGCGAAATCGCTTCTCGCATTGGCGCGGAGCGACAGCGCGAAGTACAGCTGTCTGACGCAGTTTAGCagcgacgactcgtcgacggccACTGTCGAGTTCAATCCGACGGAAATCGATCTTCTTTTTGGATGCTGTTCAGCGAGAACGCTTTTCTGCGCTGCAAGCGCTGTTTTGGAAGGCAAAAAAGC AGAGCCCAGTAGTGGTGCGATTACTTACTGCATTGACAGAGACCTGTGGAAATCTTCAGCGGAAATTGCTTCGTTCTCCGA GCTGTCTTGCCCTCTAAGTGCCGAAGCCGCGGCTATAGCGCAATCAACACAGAAAGA TGACATAATGACGAATGCCTGCGACAACCTCGGCTCTTATCCAAATCAAACCAGACTCAT TTCCGTTGAcgagtcgtcgatttttgtcAAAGATATTGCTGCAGATCAAGACATTGAAACCCTTCTCTGCTCTCACATGCCAGCCAC CTGCAGCAATGCAGAaaggaaatcaataaaagaCGCGTGCGACAGAGCGGTGATGCACAAATTTTTCGAGTCCGACAACTTCACGAGCATTGTGACAACCAAATGTGATGGTCTTTCAAATCTGATTGGCTATATATATA GTTACAAACCCAAGCCTGACTGCAGAATTAAAGCGTGCACCAATCCCGACCTTGACGAGTGGGTTATGATTCTTCGAATTCGAGAGAAGccgtcgtcaatttctctCGACATTTTCGAAGACGTTTCAGATCAGAGCACAATTGATAGTGTATCCAACGCGATTttctttgacggcgacgcggGAATGAGTGTGACGACCGAAGAGGACGTCGTCAATGGGACGGTCGGCACAAAGATGATGGCATTCT TGGTAAAGGCGAGTGCTATTCCAGACGAAACCAAATTTATATTTCGCATTGTGGCTGTTTCGAATAGCGGCTTTGAAGCCGATGAGAAGTTTGAATACGAATTCTGGTATGACAACAGACTCTTGCACGAGAGCTCCGTCGCTGTTGAACACGGAAAAGCGGGGGAGGCGACATTGGATTTAATTGCGGTAATGGCCAGAGATCATCGTTACCTGCTTCTTCTATAA